A genomic region of Microtus ochrogaster isolate Prairie Vole_2 unplaced genomic scaffold, MicOch1.0 UNK73, whole genome shotgun sequence contains the following coding sequences:
- the LOC101983416 gene encoding olfactory receptor 52W1, with translation MRPKLYPYRMTHSRTSQSNSTFQCPVFFILTGIPGLGDRQTWLTLVFGPMYLLALLGNATLLTVIRIDSTLHQPMFLLLATLAATDLGLATSIAPGLLAVLWFGPQSVQYTVCLIQMFFVHALTAVESGVLLAMACDRAVAVGRPLHYPILVTKARVGYAVSALTLKAVAIVVPFPLLVARFEHFRARIIHHAYCAHMAVVELVVGNTRVNNLYGLALSLAVSGVDILGIAGSYGLIAHAVLRLPTWEARAKAFGTCSSHICVILAFYVPGLFSYLTHRFGRHTVPKSVHILLSNIYLLLPPALNPLIYGVRTKQIRDRFLEMFKFRKKQF, from the coding sequence ATGAGACCCAAACTTTATCCTTACAGGATGACACACAGTCGAACTTCACAGTCCAACTCCACCTTCCAATGCCCAGTTTTCTTCATACTGACTGGCATCCCAGggctgggagacagacagacctggCTGACACTGGTGTTTGGGCCCATGTATCTGCTGGCCCTGCTGGGCAATGCAACACTTCTGACAGTGATCCGGATAGACTCAACACTGCACCAGCCCATGTTTCTACTCCTGGCTACATTGGCAGCTACCGACTTGGGCTTAGCCACATCTATAGCCCCAGGGTTGTTGGCTGTCCTGTGGTTCGGGCCCCAATCTGTGCAATACACTGTCTGCCTCATCCAGATGTTCTTTGTACATGCACTGACTGCTGTGGAATCTGGTGTGCTTTTGGCCATGGCCTGTGATCGTGCTGTGGCAGTGGGGCGTCCACTACACTACCCTATCTTGGTTACTAAAGCCCGGGTGGGCTATGCAGTCTCGGCACTGACACTGAAAGCTGTGGCTATTGTGGTGCCTTTCCCCCTACTGGTAGCACGGTTTGAGCACTTCCGTGCCAGGATCATACACCATGCCTATTGCGCACACATGGCAGTCGTGGAGCTAGTGGTGGGTAACACACGGGTCAACAACTTGTATGGGCTAGCACTTTCATTGGCTGTGTCTGGTGTAGATATTCTGGGCATTGCTGGATCATATGGGCTCATTGCCCATGCTGTGCTTCGGCTGCCTACCTGGGAGGCCCGGGCAAAGGCCTTTGGTACATGTAGTTCTCACATCTGTGTCATCCTGGCCTTCTATGTGCCTGGTCTCTTCTCCTACCTCACACACCGCTTTGGTCGTCACACTGTCCCAAAGTCAGTGCATATCCTTTTGTCCAACATCTATTTGCTGCTGCCACCTGCCCTCAACCCCCTCATATATGGGGTCCGCACCAAGCAGATCAGGGACCGATTCTTAGAAATGTTTAAATTCAGAAAAAAGCAGTTTTAA